The Daucus carota subsp. sativus chromosome 7, DH1 v3.0, whole genome shotgun sequence genome window below encodes:
- the LOC108195676 gene encoding secoisolariciresinol dehydrogenase — protein MANTDSLVTPTTRRLEGKVALITGGSSGIGECTARIFVQHGAKVVIADIQDDLGHTVVEALGNSNSLYVHCDVTNEEHIQHAIDKTISTYKKLDIMFNNAGVPGPNKPRILDNLKSDFEDVLAVNVTGVFLGMKHAARVMVPARSGCIITTSSLCSNLGGAASHAYTASKHAVLGLTRNLAVELGQFGIRVNCVSPYGVATPLAKNAVGVERNEDFEYIMNSVANLKGATLRTDDVANAALFLASDEAKYISGQNLFIDGAFGIVNSAFKIFEYPADQS, from the exons ATGGCGAACACCGATTCACTTGTAACACCAACCACCAGAAG GTTGGAGGGCAAGGTAGCCCTGATTACCGGAGGTTCTAGCGGCATTGGCGAATGCACCGCGAGGATCTTCGTCCAGCACGGAGCAAAGGTTGTCATTGCCGACATTCAAGATGACCTTGGCCACACTGTTGTCGAAGCACTTGGAAACTCAAACTCTTTGTATGTTCATTGTGACGTAACAAACGAAGAACATATTCAGCATGCTATTGACAAAACAATTTCCACTTATAAAAAACTCGATATCATGTTCAACAACGCGGGGGTCCCCGGTCCTAACAAACCTCGTATTCTCGACAACCTCAAGTCTGATTTTGAAGATGTTCTCGCTGTCAATGTGACAGGCGTGTTCCTGGGAATGAAGCACGCGGCTCGTGTGATGGTCCCGGCTCGAAGTGGCTGCATAATAACCACTTCTAGCTTATGCTCGAATCTCGGTGGTGCGGCATCGCATGCCTACACGGCCTCAAAGCATGCTGTTTTGGGACTCACCAGGAACTTGGCCGTTGAGCTCGGGCAATTCGGAATACGAGTCAATTGTGTGTCCCCCTACGGGGTTGCCACACCGTTGGCGAAGAACGCTGTGGGGGTCGAGAGAAATGAAGATTTCGAATATATCATGAATTCGGTAGCCAATTTAAAGGGTGCGACTCTTCGGACAGACGATGTGGCGAATGCAGCTCTGTTTCTGGCGAGCGACGAGGCCAAGTACATAAGCGGGCAGAATCTTTTTATTGATGGGGCATTTGGGATTGTGAATTCAGCTTTTAAGATATTTGAGTATCCTGCCGATCAGTCCTAG